One window from the genome of Serinibacter salmoneus encodes:
- the nucS gene encoding endonuclease NucS codes for MRIVVATCAVDYTGRLTAHLPRAPRVLMVKADGSVLVHSDGGSYKPLNWMSPPATLKVCEPDEAQRAAGATQVWTVSATKSDDTLVVTLFEVEQDTSHELGVDPGLVKDGVEAHLQKLLAEQVTLLGEGHTLVRREYPTAIGPVDLMVRTPADLQVEHDGERHVAVEIKRRATIDAVEQLTRYLELLNRDPLLAPVRGVLAAQTIAPQARTLAADRGIDCLVLDYDAMRGVDDPTSRLF; via the coding sequence ATGAGGATCGTCGTCGCCACGTGCGCCGTGGACTACACCGGGCGGTTGACCGCCCACCTGCCGCGGGCACCGCGCGTCCTGATGGTCAAGGCGGACGGCAGCGTGCTCGTGCACTCCGACGGCGGCTCCTACAAGCCGCTGAACTGGATGAGTCCGCCCGCCACCCTGAAGGTCTGCGAGCCGGACGAGGCGCAGCGCGCGGCCGGTGCCACGCAGGTCTGGACGGTCAGCGCGACCAAGTCCGATGACACGTTGGTGGTGACCCTGTTCGAGGTGGAGCAGGACACCAGCCACGAGCTCGGTGTGGACCCCGGCCTGGTGAAGGACGGCGTGGAGGCGCACCTGCAGAAACTGCTCGCGGAGCAGGTGACGCTGCTGGGGGAGGGCCACACGCTCGTGCGGCGCGAGTACCCCACGGCGATCGGCCCGGTGGACCTCATGGTGCGCACCCCCGCTGACCTGCAGGTGGAGCACGACGGCGAGCGGCACGTGGCGGTGGAGATCAAGCGGCGCGCCACGATCGACGCCGTGGAGCAGTTGACGCGGTACCTGGAACTGCTGAACCGGGACCCGTTGCTGGCGCCCGTGCGCGGCGTCCTGGCCGCCCAGACCATCGCGCCGCAGGCGCGCACCCTGGCCGCCGACCGTGGGATCGACTGCCTGGTGCTGGACTACGACGCCATGCGCGGCGTGGACGACCCCACCTCGCGCCTGTTCTGA
- a CDS encoding DUF2550 family protein — MPGPVLIGLIALALVLVALGLLLWRLRVLALRYHSFECARNSPKGWISGVAVFGADAVEWYRTLSLRPRAHATWMRDSITVLERTYRAGGRPGDPDAIVEVTCTIGGARIELAMRAGSYAGLASWLESAPPRERMV, encoded by the coding sequence GTGCCGGGACCAGTGCTGATCGGGCTGATCGCCCTCGCACTGGTCCTGGTTGCGCTCGGACTGCTGCTGTGGCGCCTGCGTGTGCTCGCGCTGCGCTATCACTCCTTCGAGTGCGCGCGCAACAGCCCGAAGGGCTGGATCTCCGGGGTGGCGGTGTTCGGGGCCGATGCGGTGGAGTGGTACCGCACCCTTTCCCTGCGGCCACGGGCGCACGCGACCTGGATGCGGGACTCGATCACGGTGCTGGAGCGCACGTACCGCGCCGGCGGACGCCCTGGTGATCCGGATGCGATCGTCGAGGTGACGTGCACGATCGGCGGCGCACGGATCGAACTGGCGATGCGCGCCGGTTCCTACGCGGGCCTGGCCTCCTGGTTGGAGTCCGCGCCCCCACGAGAACGGATGGTATGA
- a CDS encoding F0F1 ATP synthase subunit epsilon yields the protein MSALTVDVVAPDRTLWSGKADSVSAPAMDGDMGLLPGHESVLAQLRPGTVRVHAGEEHKEFPVTSGFLSFDDNVVTVIVGGLG from the coding sequence ATGAGCGCCCTGACGGTTGACGTCGTCGCCCCGGACCGCACCCTGTGGTCCGGGAAGGCGGACTCCGTGTCAGCGCCGGCGATGGACGGGGACATGGGCCTGCTGCCCGGCCACGAGTCCGTGCTGGCGCAGCTGCGCCCCGGGACCGTGCGGGTGCACGCCGGCGAGGAGCACAAGGAGTTCCCGGTCACCAGCGGCTTCCTGTCCTTCGACGACAACGTCGTGACGGTGATCGTCGGCGGATTGGGCTGA
- the atpD gene encoding F0F1 ATP synthase subunit beta: MTAEAAAPETVGAGTGRIARVIGPVVDIEFASGVLPEIYNALTTTIDMTGQGEGEAPEQVLTLEVEQHLGDNLVRAIALKPTDGLVRGATVRDTGGPITVPVGDVTKGHVFNVLGEPLNVDASSLEVTERWGIHRKAPAFDQLESKTTMFETGIKVIDLLTPYVQGGKIGLFGGAGVGKTVLIQEMIQRVAQDHGGVSVFAGVGERTREGNDLIVEMEEAGVFDKTALVFGQMDEPPGTRLRVALSALTMAEYFRDVQKQDVLLFIDNIFRFTQAGSEVSTLLGRMPSAVGYQPNLADEMGQLQERITSTRGHSITSLQAIYVPADDYTDPAPATTFAHLDATTELSREIASRGLYPAVDPLASSSRILDPQFVGERHYKVATRVKSILQKNKELQDIIAILGVDELSEEDKVTVARARRIEQFLSQNTYMAQKFTGVEGSTVPLAETIEAFEKIADGEYDHLPEQAFFNIGGLEDLERNWARIQSELR; encoded by the coding sequence ATGACTGCTGAAGCTGCTGCCCCCGAGACCGTGGGCGCCGGGACGGGCCGCATCGCCCGGGTCATCGGCCCGGTCGTCGACATCGAGTTCGCCTCCGGTGTGCTCCCGGAGATCTACAACGCACTCACCACGACCATCGACATGACCGGTCAGGGCGAGGGGGAGGCCCCCGAGCAGGTGCTGACCCTCGAGGTCGAGCAGCACCTGGGTGACAACCTGGTGCGCGCCATCGCACTGAAGCCGACCGATGGACTCGTGCGCGGCGCCACGGTGCGTGACACCGGCGGCCCGATCACCGTGCCGGTCGGAGATGTGACCAAGGGTCACGTGTTCAACGTACTCGGCGAGCCACTGAACGTGGACGCCTCCTCGCTGGAGGTCACCGAGCGCTGGGGCATCCACCGCAAGGCGCCGGCCTTCGACCAGCTCGAGTCCAAGACCACGATGTTCGAGACCGGCATCAAGGTCATCGATCTCCTCACCCCGTACGTGCAGGGCGGGAAGATCGGTCTCTTCGGTGGTGCCGGTGTGGGTAAGACCGTGCTGATCCAGGAGATGATCCAGCGCGTGGCGCAGGACCACGGCGGTGTGTCGGTGTTCGCCGGCGTGGGTGAGCGCACCCGTGAGGGCAACGACCTGATCGTGGAGATGGAGGAGGCCGGCGTCTTCGACAAGACCGCGCTGGTCTTCGGCCAGATGGACGAGCCGCCGGGCACGCGTCTTCGCGTGGCCCTGTCCGCGCTGACGATGGCGGAGTACTTCCGCGACGTGCAGAAGCAGGACGTGCTGCTGTTCATCGACAACATCTTCCGCTTCACGCAGGCCGGTTCGGAGGTCTCCACGCTGCTGGGCCGCATGCCCTCCGCGGTGGGCTACCAGCCGAACCTGGCCGACGAGATGGGTCAGCTCCAGGAGCGGATCACCTCCACGCGTGGTCACTCCATCACCTCGCTGCAGGCGATCTACGTGCCCGCCGACGACTACACCGACCCGGCGCCGGCCACCACCTTCGCGCACCTGGACGCCACCACGGAGCTCTCCCGTGAGATCGCCTCGCGTGGTCTGTACCCGGCGGTGGACCCGCTGGCCTCCTCCAGCCGCATCCTGGACCCGCAGTTCGTGGGGGAGCGGCACTACAAGGTCGCCACCCGCGTGAAGTCGATCCTGCAGAAGAACAAGGAACTGCAGGACATCATCGCGATCCTCGGTGTCGACGAGCTCTCCGAGGAGGACAAGGTCACCGTGGCGCGTGCGCGCCGCATCGAGCAGTTCCTCTCCCAGAACACCTACATGGCGCAGAAGTTCACCGGCGTCGAGGGCTCCACGGTGCCGTTGGCCGAGACCATCGAGGCGTTCGAGAAGATCGCCGACGGTGAGTACGACCACCTGCCCGAGCAGGCGTTCTTCAACATCGGTGGCCTGGAGGACCTGGAGCGCAACTGGGCCAGGATCCAGTCGGAGCTTCGATGA
- a CDS encoding F0F1 ATP synthase subunit gamma — translation MAGAQRVYKQRIRSTQTLKKVFRAMELIAASRIGKARDRAQSAAPFSQAITRAVSAAATHASLDHPLITERTDSNRVAVLVLTADRGMAGSFNASVLREAERLTERLVEQGKKPTMYVAGRRGIGYFSFRKRELAKTWAGKSDAPDLEMAEEIATTLLEAFTTPGEAGVSEIHIVYTRFLSMVSQEPRVVRVLPLEVVDGVAPKGEEPLPLYEFEPSPEDVLDSLLPQYILARILTALHQSAASELASRQQAMHTAVDNAEDLIRNYTRLANSARQAEITQEISEIVSGADALAG, via the coding sequence ATGGCCGGCGCGCAGCGTGTGTACAAGCAGCGCATCCGCTCCACCCAGACCCTCAAGAAGGTCTTCCGGGCGATGGAGCTGATCGCAGCTTCCCGCATCGGCAAGGCCCGGGACCGCGCCCAGTCGGCGGCCCCGTTCTCCCAGGCGATCACCCGGGCGGTCTCGGCGGCGGCGACCCACGCCTCGCTGGACCACCCGCTGATCACCGAGCGGACCGATTCCAACCGGGTGGCGGTGCTCGTGCTGACCGCCGACCGCGGGATGGCGGGGTCCTTCAACGCCTCCGTGCTGCGCGAGGCGGAGCGCCTGACGGAGCGGCTGGTCGAGCAGGGCAAGAAGCCGACGATGTACGTGGCGGGACGCCGCGGGATCGGGTACTTCTCCTTCCGCAAGCGCGAGTTGGCCAAGACCTGGGCGGGGAAGTCGGATGCCCCGGACCTGGAGATGGCCGAGGAGATCGCCACCACGCTGCTGGAGGCGTTCACCACGCCTGGTGAGGCGGGGGTCTCGGAGATCCACATCGTCTACACCCGGTTCCTCTCGATGGTCTCCCAGGAGCCACGAGTGGTGCGGGTGCTTCCGCTGGAAGTGGTCGACGGCGTGGCACCCAAGGGCGAGGAGCCGCTGCCGCTGTACGAGTTCGAGCCCTCCCCGGAGGACGTCCTGGACTCGCTGTTGCCGCAGTACATCCTCGCCAGGATCCTGACGGCGCTGCACCAGTCCGCGGCCTCCGAGTTGGCCTCGCGCCAGCAGGCCATGCACACCGCGGTGGACAACGCCGAGGACCTCATTCGTAACTACACCCGACTTGCCAACTCGGCGCGTCAGGCGGAGATCACCCAGGAGATCAGCGAGATCGTCTCGGGTGCCGACGCCCTGGCGGGCTAG
- the atpA gene encoding F0F1 ATP synthase subunit alpha: MAELTIRPEEIKAALDTFVSSYTPSADVREEVGRVTLAADGIAEVEGLPGVMANELLTFEDGTLGLAQNLDVRHIGVVVLGEFTGIQEGQEVRRTGEVLSVPVGDGYLGRVVDPLGAPVDGLGEIETTGRRALELQAPGVMMRKSVHEPLQTGIKAIDSMIPIGRGQRQLIIGDRKTGKTAIAIDTILNQKANWDSGDPTKQVRCIYVAIGQKGSTIASVRGALEEAGALEYTTIVAAPASDPAGFKYLAPYTGSAIGQHWMYEGKHVLIIFDDLSKQAEAYRAVSLLLRRPPGREAYPGDVFYLHSRLLERCAKLSDELGAGSMTGLPVIETKANDVSAYIPTNVISITDGQIFLQSDLFNADQRPAVDVGISVSRVGGDAQVKAMKQVSGTLKLTLAQYRSLAAFAMFASDLDPATRAQLDRGARLTELLKQPQYSPYPVEEQVLSIWAGTNGFLDRLEVSDVLRFERELLDHARRNSDILGTIASGGKLSDEVQGEMKRVVEEFLGMFTTGDGGLVSTEDSEPEAELEVEQETIVRQKRG; the protein is encoded by the coding sequence ATGGCTGAACTTACGATCCGGCCCGAGGAGATCAAGGCCGCGCTCGATACGTTCGTCAGCTCCTACACGCCCAGCGCCGATGTCCGCGAAGAGGTCGGTCGCGTCACGCTGGCCGCCGACGGCATCGCCGAGGTCGAGGGTCTGCCGGGTGTGATGGCGAACGAGCTGTTGACGTTCGAGGACGGCACCCTCGGCCTCGCGCAGAACCTGGACGTGCGCCACATCGGCGTGGTGGTGCTCGGTGAGTTCACCGGGATCCAGGAGGGCCAGGAGGTGCGCCGCACCGGCGAGGTGCTCTCCGTGCCCGTGGGTGACGGTTACCTCGGCCGCGTGGTGGACCCGCTGGGTGCCCCGGTGGACGGACTCGGCGAGATCGAGACCACCGGACGCCGTGCGCTGGAACTGCAGGCTCCCGGTGTGATGATGCGTAAGTCGGTGCACGAGCCGCTGCAGACCGGCATCAAGGCGATCGACTCGATGATCCCGATCGGGCGCGGTCAGCGTCAGCTGATCATCGGCGACCGCAAGACCGGGAAGACGGCTATTGCGATCGACACGATCCTGAACCAGAAGGCCAACTGGGACTCCGGCGACCCGACCAAGCAGGTGCGCTGCATCTACGTGGCGATCGGGCAGAAGGGGTCCACCATCGCCTCCGTGCGCGGTGCCCTGGAGGAGGCCGGCGCGCTGGAGTACACCACGATCGTGGCCGCTCCCGCCTCCGACCCCGCGGGCTTCAAGTACCTGGCCCCCTACACCGGGTCGGCCATCGGCCAGCACTGGATGTACGAGGGCAAGCACGTCCTGATCATCTTCGATGACCTGTCCAAGCAGGCGGAGGCCTACCGCGCCGTGTCCCTGCTGCTGCGTCGCCCGCCGGGCCGCGAGGCCTACCCCGGTGACGTGTTCTACCTGCACTCCCGCCTGCTGGAGCGTTGCGCGAAGTTGTCCGACGAGCTCGGCGCCGGGTCGATGACGGGTCTGCCGGTCATCGAGACCAAGGCGAACGACGTCTCGGCGTACATCCCGACCAACGTCATCTCCATCACCGACGGCCAGATCTTCCTGCAGTCGGACCTGTTCAACGCCGACCAGCGCCCCGCCGTCGACGTCGGTATCTCCGTCTCCCGAGTCGGTGGTGACGCGCAGGTCAAGGCGATGAAGCAGGTCTCGGGAACGCTGAAGCTGACGCTTGCGCAGTACCGCTCATTGGCGGCCTTCGCGATGTTCGCCTCCGACCTGGACCCGGCCACCCGCGCGCAGCTCGACCGCGGCGCGCGGCTGACCGAGTTGCTCAAGCAGCCGCAGTACTCCCCCTACCCGGTGGAGGAGCAGGTGCTTTCGATCTGGGCCGGCACCAACGGTTTCCTGGACAGGCTCGAGGTCTCCGATGTGCTGCGCTTCGAGCGCGAGCTCCTCGACCACGCCCGTCGTAACTCCGACATCCTCGGCACCATCGCCTCGGGCGGGAAGCTGTCCGATGAGGTGCAGGGCGAGATGAAGCGGGTCGTGGAGGAGTTCCTCGGAATGTTCACCACCGGCGACGGCGGCCTTGTCTCCACCGAGGACTCCGAGCCCGAGGCTGAGCTCGAGGTCGAGCAGGAGACGATCGTCCGGCAGAAGCGAGGCTGA
- a CDS encoding F0F1 ATP synthase subunit delta — MRATSEASLAAASERFEPVLTEAGEHARGYGEQLFAVVDALDSSGSLRRALTDPTRTEQDKADLARRLLSPSFSPEVVDLVEGMVRSRWSGDRDLADSLEELGTVAVLASTGSEQALLEVEEQLFRVGRVLTGSRELRVSLGSLDASAERRVALAREVFAAQLAPQAELLLERTVGALRTRSVTARLSHIGDLAATRRRRLVAVVTAATPLTLMQRHRLAAALERMYGAPVQLNVGLDPEVLGGLRIQVGAEVLDATVLSKLSEARRRIAG; from the coding sequence ATGCGCGCGACCAGCGAGGCATCCCTGGCCGCGGCGAGCGAGCGGTTCGAACCGGTGCTCACCGAGGCGGGGGAGCACGCACGCGGCTACGGCGAGCAGTTGTTCGCCGTGGTCGACGCGCTGGACTCCTCCGGCTCGCTGCGTCGCGCGCTCACCGACCCCACCCGGACGGAGCAGGACAAGGCCGACCTCGCGCGTCGGCTCCTGTCGCCGTCGTTCTCACCCGAGGTCGTCGACCTCGTGGAGGGCATGGTCCGGTCCCGGTGGTCCGGTGACCGCGATCTCGCCGACTCCCTCGAGGAGCTCGGGACCGTGGCCGTGCTGGCCTCGACCGGGTCCGAGCAGGCGCTTCTCGAGGTGGAGGAGCAACTCTTCCGCGTCGGTCGTGTCCTGACCGGCAGCCGGGAACTGCGGGTGTCCCTCGGCTCGCTGGACGCGAGCGCCGAGCGGCGTGTCGCCCTGGCGCGCGAGGTCTTCGCAGCGCAGTTGGCGCCGCAGGCCGAACTGCTCCTGGAGCGGACGGTCGGCGCACTGCGCACCCGGTCGGTCACCGCACGCCTGTCGCACATCGGTGACCTCGCTGCCACGCGCCGCCGGCGCCTGGTGGCGGTGGTCACGGCGGCCACGCCGCTCACCCTGATGCAGCGTCACCGCCTGGCGGCAGCCCTCGAGCGCATGTACGGCGCACCGGTGCAGCTGAACGTCGGGCTCGACCCCGAGGTGCTCGGCGGCCTGCGCATCCAGGTGGGGGCCGAGGTCCTCGACGCCACCGTGCTGTCCAAGTTGTCCGAGGCGCGCCGCCGCATCGCCGGCTGA
- a CDS encoding F0F1 ATP synthase subunit B, translating into MTTAMVMAAEDTEAPSGIDVFLPADYDIIWSLVVTAVIAFFFFKYLMPKMTALLDERAAKIEGGLEHAAKVQAEADAAKSEQEKELLQARQEAARIREAATVESNEIVNAGKAKASEEAARIVESAQRQIDAERQAAVVSLRSDIGSLATDLASRIVGESLADDARQSRVVDRFLEELESSENAGARAGHETEA; encoded by the coding sequence ATGACGACGGCCATGGTGATGGCCGCGGAGGACACGGAGGCGCCGTCCGGCATCGACGTCTTCCTCCCGGCCGACTACGACATCATTTGGTCGCTCGTCGTCACCGCCGTCATCGCGTTCTTCTTCTTCAAGTACCTGATGCCGAAGATGACCGCACTGCTCGACGAGCGTGCGGCCAAGATCGAGGGCGGACTGGAGCACGCGGCCAAGGTGCAGGCCGAGGCCGACGCCGCCAAGTCCGAGCAGGAGAAGGAACTTCTCCAGGCGCGTCAGGAGGCGGCACGCATCCGCGAGGCCGCGACGGTCGAGAGCAACGAGATCGTGAACGCCGGCAAGGCCAAGGCCTCCGAGGAGGCCGCGCGCATCGTCGAGAGCGCCCAGCGTCAGATCGACGCCGAGCGTCAGGCGGCCGTGGTCTCGCTGCGCAGCGACATCGGCTCCCTGGCCACCGACCTCGCCTCGCGCATCGTGGGTGAGTCACTGGCCGACGATGCCCGCCAGTCGCGGGTGGTCGACCGCTTCCTCGAGGAGCTCGAGAGCAGCGAGAACGCCGGCGCCCGCGCCGGCCACGAGACGGAGGCGTGA
- the atpE gene encoding ATP synthase F0 subunit C, with product MEILAALEGNIATIGYGLATLGPGIGLGILIGKALEGMARQPEVANTLRTNMFIGVAFVEVLALLGLVAGFLF from the coding sequence ATGGAAATCCTCGCCGCGCTCGAAGGCAACATCGCCACCATCGGTTACGGCCTCGCGACCCTCGGCCCGGGCATCGGCCTCGGCATCCTGATCGGTAAGGCCCTGGAGGGCATGGCCCGCCAGCCCGAGGTCGCCAACACCCTGCGTACCAACATGTTCATCGGTGTCGCCTTCGTCGAGGTGCTCGCGCTGCTCGGCCTGGTCGCAGGCTTCCTGTTCTGA
- the atpB gene encoding F0F1 ATP synthase subunit A — protein MAGTLMAETADSGFHVPGIGEFFPPAIFFEGTPFEFNRIMLVRVVVTILLLLWLWLATRHAKLVPTRAQSVVELMLDFVRVQIAESVLGKVEGRRFLPMLTTLFFLILAMNLAGVVPFLNIAGTSVVGLPVVLAIWVYITYLVVGLKRHGVGYLKASLFPSGVPPVMYLLITPIEFLQVFILRPLTLALRLLANMMAGHLMLVLCFAATQFLLFEGGGLIKLTGALTFVGGLGITLFEIFVGFLQAFIFTLLAAVYIQMSLEEEH, from the coding sequence GTGGCTGGAACCCTCATGGCCGAGACTGCCGACTCCGGATTCCATGTACCGGGGATCGGTGAGTTCTTCCCCCCGGCGATCTTCTTCGAAGGGACACCCTTCGAGTTCAACCGGATCATGCTGGTACGGGTCGTCGTCACGATCCTGCTGCTGCTGTGGCTGTGGCTCGCCACCCGGCACGCCAAGCTGGTCCCGACCCGCGCGCAGAGCGTGGTGGAGCTGATGCTCGACTTCGTGCGCGTCCAGATCGCCGAGTCGGTCCTCGGCAAGGTGGAGGGACGGCGCTTCCTGCCGATGCTCACCACCCTGTTCTTCCTGATCCTGGCGATGAACCTGGCCGGCGTGGTCCCGTTCCTGAACATCGCGGGCACCTCGGTGGTGGGCCTCCCGGTGGTGCTGGCCATCTGGGTCTACATCACCTACCTGGTGGTCGGCCTCAAGCGCCACGGCGTGGGCTACCTCAAGGCGAGCCTGTTCCCCTCGGGGGTGCCGCCGGTGATGTACCTCCTGATCACGCCGATCGAGTTCCTGCAGGTCTTCATCCTGCGGCCGCTCACGCTGGCGCTGCGACTCCTGGCCAACATGATGGCCGGGCACCTCATGCTGGTGCTGTGCTTCGCGGCCACGCAGTTCCTGCTGTTCGAAGGCGGCGGACTGATCAAGTTGACCGGCGCCCTGACCTTCGTGGGTGGCCTCGGGATCACGTTGTTCGAGATCTTCGTGGGCTTCCTGCAGGCGTTCATCTTCACGCTGCTCGCCGCCGTGTACATCCAGATGTCCCTGGAGGAGGAGCACTGA
- a CDS encoding MraY family glycosyltransferase, whose amino-acid sequence MRVYLLLMALAAAVTLLVIPLVRALARRVNAVTPLRDRDVHTEPTPRLGGLGMVLGFAVALLVASRTDFLGGVFTSSHQAWAILGAAVFVALLGAADDVFDLDWFTKLVGQTLAAGIMVWQGVQMVTIPLFGLTILSSGMSLALTVLVVLVAINAVNFVDGLDGLAAGMIAIGGTAMFVYTYLLTRQSATDYADLATLVVAAVVGSCLGFLPYNFHRASIFMGDSGAMFLGLTMAAASIVVTGNIDPGATASQAFPAFLPILLPVAVVLVPLIDLLLAVVRRLAAGRSPFAADGQHLHHRLLARGHSHRRAVLILYGWTAIFSFGAVALAFLPITTVAIALGVVVAIGVVLTVVPIQVRRGRVGP is encoded by the coding sequence GTGAGGGTCTACCTCCTGCTGATGGCCCTGGCCGCCGCTGTCACCCTCCTGGTGATACCGCTGGTGCGGGCCCTGGCCAGGCGCGTCAACGCCGTCACCCCGCTGCGTGATCGTGATGTCCACACCGAACCCACGCCCCGCCTGGGTGGCCTCGGCATGGTGCTCGGCTTCGCCGTCGCCCTCCTCGTGGCCTCCCGGACCGACTTCCTCGGCGGCGTCTTCACCTCTTCCCACCAGGCCTGGGCGATCCTGGGGGCCGCGGTGTTCGTGGCGCTCCTGGGGGCGGCGGACGACGTGTTCGACCTGGACTGGTTCACCAAGCTCGTCGGGCAGACGCTGGCCGCCGGGATCATGGTGTGGCAGGGCGTCCAGATGGTCACGATCCCCCTGTTCGGCCTGACGATCCTGTCCTCCGGGATGTCACTCGCGCTCACGGTGCTCGTGGTGCTGGTGGCGATCAACGCCGTGAACTTCGTGGACGGGCTGGACGGCCTGGCGGCGGGGATGATCGCTATCGGCGGCACCGCGATGTTCGTGTACACCTACCTGCTCACCCGCCAGAGCGCCACCGACTACGCCGACCTCGCCACCCTGGTGGTCGCGGCAGTGGTCGGCAGTTGCCTGGGCTTCCTGCCCTACAACTTCCACCGGGCCTCGATCTTCATGGGGGACTCCGGGGCGATGTTCCTCGGGCTGACCATGGCCGCCGCCTCCATCGTGGTCACGGGGAACATCGACCCGGGCGCGACGGCCTCGCAGGCCTTCCCGGCCTTCCTGCCGATCCTGCTGCCCGTGGCCGTGGTGCTGGTGCCGCTCATCGACCTCCTCCTGGCCGTCGTCCGGCGGCTGGCCGCCGGCCGCTCGCCGTTCGCGGCCGATGGGCAGCATCTGCACCACCGGCTGCTGGCGCGGGGTCACTCCCATCGCCGCGCGGTCCTGATCCTGTACGGCTGGACGGCGATCTTCAGCTTCGGCGCCGTGGCACTGGCCTTCCTGCCGATCACCACCGTGGCGATCGCGCTCGGCGTGGTGGTGGCGATCGGGGTGGTGCTGACCGTGGTCCCGATCCAGGTGCGGCGTGGGAGAGTGGGCCCGTGA
- a CDS encoding L-threonylcarbamoyladenylate synthase: MTILPCTPHERSASLEQASRALREGGLVVLPTDTVYGIAADAFDPDSVRALLAAKGRGRQMPPPVLVGSVAMLDVLGTEVTDVARALAEAFWPGALTLIVRAQPSLVWDLGETRGTVALRMPDNEVTLELLGTTGPLAVSSANRTGLPAATTAQGAREQLGARVGLYLDDGTSPGGVASTIVDVTTTGYRILRAGGITEEQVAQAVAHLVPAAVPQGEGEAGDGVTPTDQDPQVAGEPQPEPEPVAQPDGGTREGDGG, encoded by the coding sequence GTGACGATTCTCCCCTGTACGCCGCACGAGCGCTCGGCGAGCCTCGAGCAGGCATCCCGGGCGCTGCGTGAGGGTGGGCTGGTGGTGCTCCCGACGGACACCGTCTACGGCATCGCGGCCGACGCCTTCGACCCCGACTCGGTGCGTGCGCTGCTCGCGGCCAAGGGACGCGGGCGTCAGATGCCGCCCCCGGTCCTCGTGGGATCCGTGGCGATGCTGGACGTGCTCGGCACCGAAGTGACCGACGTCGCCCGAGCGCTCGCCGAGGCATTCTGGCCGGGTGCGTTGACCCTGATCGTGCGCGCACAGCCGTCCCTGGTGTGGGACCTGGGCGAGACGCGCGGGACCGTGGCGCTGCGCATGCCCGACAACGAGGTGACGTTGGAGCTCCTGGGGACCACGGGTCCTCTCGCGGTGTCCTCGGCGAACCGGACCGGACTGCCCGCGGCGACGACCGCTCAGGGTGCGCGGGAACAACTCGGTGCCCGCGTCGGGCTCTACCTCGACGACGGGACCTCGCCGGGTGGCGTGGCCTCCACCATCGTGGATGTCACCACCACCGGGTACCGGATCCTGCGCGCGGGTGGCATCACCGAGGAGCAGGTGGCCCAGGCGGTGGCTCATCTCGTGCCGGCCGCCGTGCCGCAGGGGGAGGGTGAGGCCGGTGACGGCGTGACACCCACCGATCAGGACCCGCAGGTCGCGGGGGAGCCCCAGCCGGAGCCGGAGCCCGTCGCGCAGCCCGATGGGGGAACCCGCGAGGGCGACGGCGGGTGA